Part of the Pseudodesulfovibrio mercurii genome is shown below.
TCCCGGGCCTTGGCCCGCTCGCAGGCCAGCGCGATGAGTTTCTGATGACCCTTGTGGACTCCGTCGAAGTTGCCGATGGTCACGCATGACCCGGCGATGACGCCCTGGATGTCCTGTATGGTCCGTGCGACGATCATTGTATAGGGTGTTCCTGTTTGAAAAATATGCAACCTACGCCAAAACACCCCGGTGCACAAGGGTGGGCTACTTTCCGATTTGGGCTCGGGCCTGGATGGCGTCCTCCAGCTCCCTGACCTGGTCCTTCTGCTCCTGGGTCTGGGCCAGCTCATTGGCCCGCTTCAGGTATTCCCGGGCCTTGTCCAGGCGCATGGAATAGACCGCGGCGTAGGCCAGGTGCAGGTTGCCGCCGAAGACGTCGCCGGATTCGCCCAGGATCATGCCCAGGTGATGGTGGACCTCCCAGTCCTCGGGCACCAGCTCGTTGACCTTGCGCATGTTCCGGGCGGCCTCGCCGTACTGCTTGGCCTCGGCCTGGAGCCGGGCCAGATAGAACAGGGCCATGGCGTCGTCCTTGTTCATGATGGACGCCTTCTGCAACAGGCCCAGGGCGCGGTCCGCCTGGCCGCTCTTGAAGTAGAAAATGCCCGCCTCGCGGACCACCAGGGGGTCGTCCTTGGCCAGGGACAGGGCCTTCTCGAAGGCCGTCTGGGCCTCGTCCAGACGCTTGAGCCGCTCCAGGGTGATGCCCCGGCCCACCCAGTCCATGGGCGTGTAGTCGCTTTGCTTCATGTCGTCCCAGTAGGCCAGGGCCGTGTTGGCCGGGGACATGCGCGAGCGGATCAGGGCCTGAACCCGCTTCAGCCGGGTGTTGTCGTCCTTGCGCTCGAGAAATTCCTTGGGCATGCGCGCGATGCGGTCGTTGAGGTAGGTGATGCGCTCCGCGGTGCCGGGGTGGGTGGACAGGTAG
Proteins encoded:
- a CDS encoding M48 family metallopeptidase, which produces MRRVTAIVPALLAALMLVVVPAVNARADLLGGKMTLRDENKMGHDFDQILRAQQNMVGDTYITDYVAEVVARVVTGKRPMPFHVKSAVIANPLINAFAIPGGYIYIFTGLIQSVDTESQLAGVIAHELAHVSQRHVVSRIEKQKKVTLLSTAGMLAGLLLGIAAGGGNAAQAGQALVIGSQGAATAAMLHYSQDDEREADHVGLNSLVAAGYNPEGMPQTFEIMLKNKWYDNSSSMPSYLSTHPGTAERITYLNDRIARMPKEFLERKDDNTRLKRVQALIRSRMSPANTALAYWDDMKQSDYTPMDWVGRGITLERLKRLDEAQTAFEKALSLAKDDPLVVREAGIFYFKSGQADRALGLLQKASIMNKDDAMALFYLARLQAEAKQYGEAARNMRKVNELVPEDWEVHHHLGMILGESGDVFGGNLHLAYAAVYSMRLDKAREYLKRANELAQTQEQKDQVRELEDAIQARAQIGK